The following are from one region of the Aspergillus luchuensis IFO 4308 DNA, chromosome 4, nearly complete sequence genome:
- a CDS encoding putative MFS efflux transporter (COG:G;~EggNog:ENOG410Q1AH;~InterPro:IPR020846,IPR011701,IPR036259;~TransMembrane:6 (i44-64o84-103i110-128o134-156i168-191o197-215i);~go_function: GO:0022857 - transmembrane transporter activity [Evidence IEA];~go_process: GO:0055085 - transmembrane transport [Evidence IEA]) produces MSNSQQYQATLVAANQPATEGTPLLAEQPAKKPYSIFTPGQKRLIIVTAALASSFSPLSANIYYPALNSIAADLHVTSSQINLTITTYMLCQGLAPAFMGSFADQAGRRPAYILCFAVYITGNIALALQHSYPALLILRAIQSCGSSGTVALASAVTADVITSAERGTYMGITSLGIILAPSVGPLVGGILSQHLGWQAIFWFLAITSGVFFAPSSSSSRKHVARS; encoded by the exons ATGTCAAACAGTCAGCAGTATCAAGCGACTCTGGTGGCAGCGAACCAGCCTGCCACCGAAGGCACACCCCTGCTGGCTGAACAGCCCGCGAAGAAGCCATACTCGATTTTTACACCTGGCCAGAAACGGCTCATCATCGTAACCGCCGCGCTTGCGTCCAGCTTCTCACCACTTTCCGCTAACATCTACTATCCAGCTCTGAACTCCATTGCTGCAGACTTACATGTCACTAGCTCGCAGATTAACTTGACAATCACAACATACATG CTATGTCAAGGTCTCGCCCCGGCCTTTATGGGATCCTTCGCCGACCAAGCCGGCCGTCGACCAGCATATATTCTTTGTTTTGCCGTCTATATCACAGGTAATATCGCGCTCGCCTTGCAGCACAGCTACCCGGCGCTGCTGATCCTTCGCGCCATCCAGAGCTGCGGTAGCAGCGGCACCGTCGCGCTCGCTTCTGCTGTGACTGCAGACGTGATAACATCCGCTGAGCGCGGTACATATATGGGAATTACGTCTCTAGGGATCATCCTTGCGCCGTCTGTTGGACCCCTGGTTGGGGGGATCCTAAGTCAGCACCTGGGTTGGCAGGCCATTTTCTGGTTTCTTGCAATAACATCTGGGGTATTCTTTgccccctcctcatcttcttcccggaAACATGTCGCAAGATCGTAG
- a CDS encoding uncharacterized protein (COG:G;~EggNog:ENOG410Q1AH;~InterPro:IPR036259;~TransMembrane:3 (o12-38i50-68o74-96i)), with the protein MSLATPTLSHALVLIFAISFSITAAYNIMNILIVDLYYSTPATAMAANNLVRCFLGAAATGLVHPAMVRWGTGWTYGMVGGMVGAVVCPLLGWVYVKGMEWRCADERYRPVAEE; encoded by the coding sequence ATGAGTCTAGCCACGCCGACCCTCTCCCACGCTCTtgtcctcatcttcgccatcagCTTCTCTATCACAGCAGCCTACAACATCATGAATATTCTGATTGTGGATTTGTACTACAGTACACCCGCCACAGCCATGGCGGCGAATAACCTGGTGCGGTGCTTTctaggagcagcagcaacaggaCTAGTGCATCCAGCCATGGTACGCTGGGGAACTGGATGGACGTACGGGATGGTGGGAGGAATGGTTGGGGCTGTAGTGTGTCCGCTGTTAGGGTGGGTGTATGTGaaggggatggaatggagatgTGCAGATGAGAGATATAGACCGGTAGCAGAAGAGTGA
- a CDS encoding YbhB/YbcL family Raf kinase inhibitor-like protein (COG:S;~EggNog:ENOG410PU56;~InterPro:IPR036610,IPR008914,IPR035810;~PFAM:PF01161;~SECRETED:SignalP(1-21)) has protein sequence MNYHLLISLLIPLITTQIIDPLPHYPQTLHLYYPNTPWIQPGDTLQILDTKPLPILSTQHPPLHQTYTILFLDLDVLYNHTTATVILHWYQPDLIPYPNNTNILLPNPQVPTRKPAPYIAPQPPTNSHHRYLYLLYTQPPNYTFPECFEHIFPPTAEARAGFDMKIFTDAAGLGTPVAGNWFYVRNEVDLPTGSGSGSKGGVATSTSMNTATTTTTSMRWVECDLSSSSSSSSSSISTSVLTTSTAIVATTTTTHRPTDSPTETTLAMSNNIDESQVQAQARLS, from the exons ATGAACTaccatctcctcatctcccttctCATCCCTCTAATCACTACACAAATCATCGACCCCCTTCCACACTATCCCCAAACCCTCCATCTCTACTACCCCAACACCCCATGGATCCAACCCGGCGACACCCTCCAAATACTCG ACACGAAGCCCCTCCCAATCCTCAGCACCCAGCACCCTCCCCTTCACCAAACGTacaccatcctcttcctcgacctCGACGTCCTCTACAACCACACCACAGCAACCGTCATCCTGCACTGGTACCAGCCCGACCTAATCCCAtaccccaacaacaccaacatcctcctcccaaacCCCCAAGTACCAACCAGAAAACCAGCACCCTACATCGCCCCCCAACCCCCTACCAACTCTCACCACAGATACCTCTACCTCCTGTACACTCAACCACCCAACTACACCTTCCCCGAATGTTTCGAGCACATATTCCCCCCTACAGCGGAGGCACGAGCAGGATTCGATATGAAAATCTTCACAGATGCAGCGGGGCTGGGGACGCCCGTAGCGGGAAATTGGTTTTACGTTAGAAATGAGGTGGACTTGCCTACTGGGAGTGGTAGTGGGAGTAAAGGAGGAGTTGCTACGTCTACAAGTATGAATACGGCtacaacgacgacgacttcGATGAGGTGGGTTGAATGCGAtttgagcagcagcagcagcagcagcagcagcagcattaGTACTTCTGTTCTCACTACCAGTACTGCTATTGTTGCTACAACTACCACAACTCATCGACCCACCGATTCCCCGACAGAAACCACGCTAGCAATGAGTAACAACATCGACGAAAGCCAGGTCCAGGCCCAGGCCCGACTCAGCTAG